The sequence below is a genomic window from bacterium.
TGTTGGGAGTGTAGATCATCACCACCTTGTTCACCAGACCCAGCTTCAGGAACGAAGCCGCCAGCTTGCCGCCGCCTTCGACCAAAAGGCTGCAGTACTCGTCCAGCCCCATCTGATGGAGCAGGGCCTTCAGGTCCACATAGCCTTTGGCATCCTTGCCGATGGTCCAGACGTCTATCCCCTGGGCTTCGATCTTCTTTTTCTTGTCCTGGTCGGCGGCCGAGGTGGTGACCATGATGGTCTTGGCCTTCCCGTCGGTCAGCACCTTGGAATCCAGGGAAAGCGACAACTTGCCGTCGGTTATGAACCTGGTGGGCTGCTTGCTTTCCGGGTTGTCCACCAGGCGCACCGTCAGCTGCGGGTCGTCGGTGACCACGGTATTGGATCCCACTATCACCGCTTCGTGCCCCAGCCGCAACTGGTGGACATAGCGCCGGGCCTCGTCTCCGGACAGGCCCGTGGTGGTGCCCTGCCCCATTGATATCCTGCCGTCCAGGCTTACCGCCAGTTTCAGGGTCACAAAGGGCAGGCCGCTCTTCATGTAGCTAAAGTAGACCTCGTTCATTTTTACCGCTTCTTGTTCCATCACTCCACCGATCGTTTCAATTCCGTTTTTAGTTAATGTTTTGTGCCCTTCCCCGCTGACCCTGGGGTTGGGATCGGCCGTGGCATAGATCACTTTTTTTATCCCGGCCTTGATTATCGCTTCCGTGCAGGGCGGCGTCCGGCCCTGGTGGTTGCAGGGTTCCAGGGTCACGTACAGCGTGGCCCCCCTGGCCTGTTCCCCGGCCTGGGCCAGGGCTTCGATCTCGGCATGGGGCATCCCGGCCTTCTGGTGATAGCCCTGGCCTACGATCTCCCCGTTATTGACCAGCACCGCCCCCACCATGGGATTGGGACAGGTGCGCCCCCGGGCCTTGGCCGCCAGCGCCAATGACTGGGCCATGTATTGCAGGTCTAAATCTGGTGTGTCGGGCATGAAAAAATCCCCTAAATATGCTTCAGGGGATTGAACGGACTAAAGCCTGATGAATGAAACCGGGATTATTGAAAGATCACTTATACAGTCTTGATCAGCAATCCGATCTCACCGATCCATCAGTCCTTCTCCCATCCGGACTCTTACCGTCGGCTCCGGAATTCCACCGGATCAATCTTGCTGCCCACTAAAAAACACTAAACCTAAAGTATTATTTTAGAATATTTCGTTTTTTTCGTGGGCAGGGAGATTCGCGGGCTTTTAAAACCGCCGGTCGGGGAATTACGCCCCGCCCTGAAGGTGCTATAAATATAACTGATTGACGGTAAAAAGTCAAGTATTATCGCAGGCCGGAACTATCCCAGGACGCCCTCCACAAACTCTTCTGCATCAAAGACCTTCAGGTCTCCCACCCCTTCGCCCACCCCGGCCAGAACCACCGGAACCTTCAGCTCCTGGGCGATGGCCAGCACTATCCCGCCCTTGGCGGTTCCGTCTAATTTGGTCAGCACGATCCCGCTGACCGGTATGGCCTCCGAGAAAAGCCGGGCCTGGGAAAGCGCGTTCTGGCCGGTGGTGGCGTCCAGCACCAGCAGTGTCTGGTGGGGTGCGCCCGGCATTTTTTTAGCGATGGTATTATGGACCTTTACCAGTTCATCCCGGAGGTGCTTTTGGGTGTGCAGCCGGCCGGCGGTGTCTATGAGAAGAACATCGGCATTTTGGGCCTGGGCGGCGCTGACCGCATCAAAGGCCACGCTGGCCGGGTCGGCCCCGGGAGCCGAGCCCACAAAACCGGCCCCTATCTTTTTAGACCAGAGTTCCAGCTGCTCGATGGCCGCCGCCCGGTAAGTGTCGGCCGCAGCCAGCATCACCTTGCTGCCGTTGGCGGCCAGCAGGTTCCCCAGTTTGCCGATGGTGGTGGTCTTGCCCGAGCCGTTGACCCCGGCGATCAGCCAGACCTGGGGCTTATACAAGAATTCTGAATTCTGAATTCTGAATCCATTCGCATGTTTGGCAAAGCCGCCATGCTCAGGAC
It includes:
- the ribD gene encoding bifunctional diaminohydroxyphosphoribosylaminopyrimidine deaminase/5-amino-6-(5-phosphoribosylamino)uracil reductase RibD — encoded protein: MPDTPDLDLQYMAQSLALAAKARGRTCPNPMVGAVLVNNGEIVGQGYHQKAGMPHAEIEALAQAGEQARGATLYVTLEPCNHQGRTPPCTEAIIKAGIKKVIYATADPNPRVSGEGHKTLTKNGIETIGGVMEQEAVKMNEVYFSYMKSGLPFVTLKLAVSLDGRISMGQGTTTGLSGDEARRYVHQLRLGHEAVIVGSNTVVTDDPQLTVRLVDNPESKQPTRFITDGKLSLSLDSKVLTDGKAKTIMVTTSAADQDKKKKIEAQGIDVWTIGKDAKGYVDLKALLHQMGLDEYCSLLVEGGGKLAASFLKLGLVNKVVMIYTPNIIGAQGVAAVGELGITELKDAFKLRDMECRMLGKDVLIEGYLVK
- the ftsY gene encoding signal recognition particle-docking protein FtsY — translated: MNIFKSLKEGLSKTRQGVLGKISELFTGKKALSASEYGELEELLLLADVGPQAAEKLLESVKNGDQELTAIERLKREMLAILSQNSETCPEHGGFAKHANGFRIQNSEFLYKPQVWLIAGVNGSGKTTTIGKLGNLLAANGSKVMLAAADTYRAAAIEQLELWSKKIGAGFVGSAPGADPASVAFDAVSAAQAQNADVLLIDTAGRLHTQKHLRDELVKVHNTIAKKMPGAPHQTLLVLDATTGQNALSQARLFSEAIPVSGIVLTKLDGTAKGGIVLAIAQELKVPVVLAGVGEGVGDLKVFDAEEFVEGVLG